A single genomic interval of Neisseria leonii harbors:
- a CDS encoding MurR/RpiR family transcriptional regulator: protein MLMKISELLGGLSGAERKVAECALAEPKWFVHAAVAEIAERATVSQPTVIRFCRSLGYKGLPEFKLALSASIGHDGMPYVHEELNADDDMGSVMDKVLGNTAASILGARRQLDEADLESAVAMLTHARRIEFYGVGNSGIVAQDAQHKFFRFGISTVAYADPHIQLMAASVLTEEDVLVVISNSGSSIEILDAVSQAKESGASVVAITRGGSPLARLADCVLQVSPNENSDHYTPMVSRLLQLTVIDILAIGLALRLGETASLQLEKGKRSIHSHRRGAAG from the coding sequence ATGCTAATGAAAATCAGTGAATTGCTGGGCGGCCTTTCCGGAGCGGAACGCAAAGTAGCCGAATGCGCGCTGGCCGAACCGAAATGGTTCGTCCACGCCGCAGTGGCCGAAATCGCCGAACGGGCAACGGTCAGCCAGCCGACGGTCATCCGTTTCTGCCGCAGTTTGGGCTACAAGGGGCTGCCGGAATTCAAACTGGCCCTCTCGGCCAGCATCGGGCACGACGGTATGCCGTATGTGCACGAAGAACTCAATGCCGACGATGACATGGGCAGCGTGATGGACAAAGTGCTGGGCAATACGGCCGCCTCGATTCTCGGTGCGCGCCGCCAGCTGGACGAAGCCGATTTGGAGTCGGCCGTCGCCATGCTGACCCATGCCCGCCGCATCGAGTTTTACGGTGTGGGCAATTCCGGCATCGTGGCGCAGGACGCACAGCATAAATTTTTCCGCTTCGGCATTTCCACCGTCGCTTATGCCGATCCGCATATCCAGTTGATGGCCGCTTCGGTGCTGACCGAAGAAGATGTGCTGGTGGTGATTTCCAATTCCGGTTCGTCGATTGAAATTTTGGATGCGGTCAGCCAGGCCAAAGAGAGCGGGGCATCGGTGGTGGCCATTACGCGCGGCGGCTCGCCGCTGGCCCGTCTGGCCGACTGCGTGCTGCAAGTCAGCCCGAATGAAAACAGCGACCATTACACGCCGATGGTGTCGCGCCTGCTGCAATTGACCGTCATCGATATTCTGGCCATCGGCCTGGCACTGCGGTTGGGCGAAACCGCCAGCCTGCAATTGGAAAAAGGCAAGCGCAGTATCCACAGCCACCGCAGGGGCGCCGCCGGATAA
- the pgi gene encoding glucose-6-phosphate isomerase, translated as MNYPVELPAWQALQQHFETARHWHMRDLFARDPERAERYWLEVGGLKLDFSKNRINDETLDGLIRLAEEAGLPERIRDMFSGRKINNTEHRSVLHIALRNRTNTPITVDGEDVMPQVNRVLAHMGQFSHAVRSGRWLGYTNQVITDVVNIGIGGSDLGPQMMCTALKAFGHPRLRMHFVSNVDGAQLRDVLERVHPETTLFIIASKTFTTQETITNANTAREWFLREACEADIAKHFVAVSTNRQAVAEFGIDTANMFEFWDWVGGRYSLWSAIGLPIMLYLGEENFLEMLAGAHLMDLHFFNAPLARNMPVILAMVGIWYINFYGGGSHVIAPYDQHLHRLPQFIQQLDMESNGKQVKRGGEAVSCDTGPIIWGETGINGQHAFFQLLHQGTHITPVDLIAGLTKRSNLPGHHEILLSNVFAQAEAFMRGKTADEVRAELAEQNLPEDEIERLVPHKTFSGNRPTNMILLDEVNPRNMGSLIALYEHKVFVQGVIWGINSFDQWGVELGKQLAKTILAELNGKLPPQAHDSSTERLIRLYRRANCDTDGTCEALAES; from the coding sequence ATGAATTATCCTGTCGAACTGCCCGCGTGGCAGGCTTTGCAGCAGCATTTTGAAACCGCGCGGCACTGGCATATGCGCGACCTGTTTGCCCGAGATCCCGAACGGGCGGAGCGTTACTGGCTGGAAGTGGGCGGCCTGAAACTGGATTTTTCCAAAAACCGCATCAACGACGAAACGCTGGACGGCCTGATCCGCCTGGCCGAAGAAGCCGGCCTGCCCGAGCGTATCCGCGATATGTTCTCCGGCAGAAAAATCAACAATACCGAACACCGTTCGGTGCTGCATATTGCGCTGCGCAACCGTACCAACACGCCGATTACGGTGGACGGCGAAGATGTGATGCCGCAGGTCAACCGTGTGCTGGCGCATATGGGGCAGTTCAGCCATGCGGTGCGCAGCGGCCGGTGGCTGGGCTACACCAACCAAGTGATTACCGATGTGGTCAATATCGGTATCGGCGGCTCGGATTTGGGGCCGCAGATGATGTGTACCGCGCTCAAAGCATTCGGTCACCCGCGCCTGAGAATGCATTTTGTATCGAATGTGGACGGTGCGCAGCTGCGCGATGTGCTGGAACGTGTCCACCCCGAAACCACGCTGTTTATCATTGCTTCCAAAACCTTTACCACACAGGAAACCATCACCAACGCCAACACCGCGCGCGAATGGTTTTTGCGCGAAGCGTGCGAAGCAGACATCGCCAAGCACTTCGTTGCCGTTTCCACCAACAGGCAGGCGGTGGCCGAGTTCGGCATCGATACGGCCAATATGTTTGAATTTTGGGACTGGGTGGGCGGCCGTTACAGCCTGTGGTCGGCCATCGGCCTGCCGATTATGCTGTATCTGGGCGAAGAGAACTTTCTGGAAATGCTGGCCGGTGCGCACTTGATGGATCTGCATTTTTTCAACGCGCCGTTGGCGCGCAATATGCCGGTCATTCTCGCGATGGTGGGCATCTGGTATATCAACTTCTACGGCGGCGGCAGCCATGTGATTGCGCCGTACGACCAACACCTGCACCGCCTGCCCCAGTTTATCCAGCAGCTCGATATGGAAAGCAACGGCAAACAGGTCAAACGCGGCGGCGAGGCGGTATCCTGCGATACCGGCCCGATTATCTGGGGCGAAACCGGCATCAACGGCCAGCATGCCTTTTTCCAGCTGCTGCACCAGGGCACGCACATCACGCCGGTGGATCTGATCGCCGGTCTGACCAAGCGCAGCAACCTGCCCGGCCATCACGAAATCCTGCTGTCCAACGTTTTCGCGCAGGCCGAAGCCTTTATGCGCGGCAAAACCGCCGACGAAGTGCGTGCCGAGCTGGCAGAACAGAACCTGCCCGAAGACGAAATCGAGCGCCTGGTGCCGCATAAAACCTTTTCCGGCAACCGTCCCACCAATATGATTCTGCTCGACGAAGTCAATCCGCGCAATATGGGCAGCCTGATTGCGCTGTATGAGCACAAAGTCTTTGTGCAGGGTGTGATTTGGGGCATCAACAGTTTCGACCAGTGGGGTGTGGAATTGGGCAAGCAGTTGGCGAAAACCATTCTGGCCGAATTGAACGGCAAACTGCCGCCGCAGGCGCACGACAGTTCCACCGAGCGTCTGATCCGCCTCTACCGCCGGGCCAACTGCGACACCGACGGCACCTGTGAGGCTTTGGCCGAATCTTAA
- a CDS encoding sugar MFS transporter: MNHQPPKPAGNHSFALGVLTTLFFMMGFITCMNDILIPHLKGIFNLTYTQAMLVQFCFFAAYFVMSVPMGRLVEKIGYQNGVVGGFLIAAAGCLLFYPAAGSHSYPVFLGALFVLASGIVLLQVAGNPYVTLLAKPGKESTTLTLVQAFNSLATMIAPPLGAVLIFVDASAGGAERAASVQIPYLGLAGFLLLLAATVKMLRLPDVREPAVRETGQSRDGKNSVWQYRHMVFGTLAIFCYVGAEVAIGSLMINVLEEAAGVDHRSGALYLSVYWGGAMAGRFIGSALMNKIAPNRYLAFHAVAAAVLVSLAIAAGGGQITMWSLLLVGLFNSIMFPTIFSLATQGLGRFTGQASGIICTAIVGGAVVPVVQGLAADRFGLLVSFAVPVVCYLYILFFGLKGYRAR, translated from the coding sequence ATGAACCATCAACCCCCCAAGCCTGCGGGCAACCATTCCTTCGCGCTCGGCGTGCTGACGACCCTGTTTTTCATGATGGGCTTCATCACCTGCATGAACGATATTCTGATTCCGCACCTCAAAGGCATTTTCAACCTGACCTATACGCAGGCCATGCTGGTGCAGTTCTGCTTTTTTGCCGCTTACTTTGTCATGTCGGTGCCGATGGGCAGACTGGTGGAAAAAATCGGCTATCAAAACGGGGTGGTCGGCGGCTTTCTGATTGCCGCCGCAGGCTGCCTGCTGTTTTATCCTGCTGCGGGCAGCCATTCTTATCCGGTATTTCTGGGAGCGCTGTTTGTTTTGGCTTCGGGCATCGTGCTGTTGCAGGTGGCGGGCAATCCTTATGTCACGCTGCTGGCCAAGCCGGGAAAAGAATCCACCACGCTCACGCTGGTGCAGGCGTTTAATTCGCTGGCGACTATGATTGCGCCGCCGTTGGGGGCGGTGCTGATTTTTGTCGATGCCTCGGCGGGCGGGGCCGAACGGGCGGCTTCGGTGCAGATACCGTATCTGGGTCTGGCCGGTTTCCTGCTGCTGTTGGCCGCCACGGTCAAAATGCTGCGCCTGCCCGATGTGCGCGAACCGGCCGTCCGGGAAACGGGACAGAGCCGCGACGGGAAAAACAGTGTCTGGCAGTACCGCCATATGGTGTTCGGCACGCTGGCGATTTTCTGCTATGTCGGCGCGGAAGTCGCCATCGGTTCGCTGATGATTAACGTATTGGAAGAAGCGGCGGGTGTGGACCACCGTTCCGGCGCACTGTATCTGTCGGTTTATTGGGGCGGTGCGATGGCCGGCCGCTTTATCGGTTCGGCACTGATGAATAAAATCGCGCCCAACCGGTATCTGGCCTTTCATGCCGTTGCCGCCGCAGTGCTGGTTTCCCTTGCCATTGCGGCAGGCGGCGGCCAAATAACCATGTGGTCGCTGCTGCTGGTGGGACTGTTCAATTCGATTATGTTCCCGACGATTTTCTCCCTGGCCACCCAAGGCTTGGGGCGGTTCACCGGTCAGGCGTCGGGCATTATCTGCACGGCCATTGTCGGCGGTGCGGTGGTGCCGGTGGTTCAGGGGCTGGCCGCCGACCGTTTCGGCCTGCTGGTTTCGTTTGCCGTGCCGGTCGTGTGCTACCTCTATATCCTGTTTTTCGGCCTGAAAGGATACCGTGCCCGCTGA